A stretch of the bacterium genome encodes the following:
- a CDS encoding response regulator: protein MEKQGAKLTRVLICDDDPADRKLIKRILIKIRDRKFKITEAERKCEIEKALAEQEFDLILLDMAMPEKSGKLWLSEIVDKEIAPVIVITGHGELEDSFEAMRHGAYAYISKNWLCDFELGLSTIKRTVLYTLDQWKLECDLDEQLKSLNGKANILICDDDPGDIRIIRSYLNQLKKLDVNIDEATDCDQIENSINSNKYDVIFMDHSMPHKSGIEWAEEILKRKVAPVIMITSHGSEELAVEALKIGISDYISKDLLSANRLYKALCAVL, encoded by the coding sequence ATGGAAAAACAAGGCGCCAAATTAACTAGAGTCCTTATTTGCGACGACGATCCGGCCGACCGTAAATTGATAAAGCGAATACTTATAAAAATCAGAGATAGAAAATTCAAGATCACTGAAGCCGAAAGAAAATGCGAAATTGAAAAAGCCCTGGCTGAACAAGAATTCGACCTGATATTACTCGATATGGCCATGCCTGAGAAATCAGGTAAGTTATGGCTTTCAGAGATTGTCGATAAGGAAATCGCGCCAGTTATTGTTATCACTGGCCATGGTGAGTTGGAGGATAGCTTCGAAGCTATGCGTCATGGTGCCTACGCTTATATATCGAAAAATTGGCTATGTGATTTTGAATTGGGGCTCTCGACGATAAAAAGAACTGTTCTTTACACACTCGATCAGTGGAAACTGGAGTGCGATCTTGATGAACAACTCAAAAGCTTAAATGGTAAGGCTAATATACTCATTTGCGACGATGATCCAGGCGATATTAGGATCATTAGGTCGTATCTTAATCAACTAAAGAAGCTAGATGTAAATATTGATGAAGCGACTGACTGCGATCAGATCGAGAATTCAATTAATAGCAATAAATACGATGTCATTTTCATGGATCATTCAATGCCCCATAAATCCGGTATCGAGTGGGCCGAGGAGATTCTGAAGAGAAAAGTAGCACCAGTTATAATGATCACATCACACGGTTCTGAGGAATTGGCTGTTGAAGCACTAAAAATCGGAATATCGGACTATATCTCTAAGGATCTGCTTTCAGCAAATAGACTTTACAAGGCGCTTTGCGCCGTTTTATAA